Below is a window of Mesotoga infera DNA.
AGAAATCAATACATCCAGAGGAAAAGATTGAAAGGCTTAGCGTAGCCCAAAAGCAGATGGTCGAAATAGCAAAGGCAATTGCATTTGATTCTAAGCTTCTGATAATGGATGAACCGACAACAGTTTTGACTCTAAATGAGATTGAGACTCTCTTTGACCTAATGAGAAATCTCAAAGAAAGCGGTGTCACGATCATCTACATATCTCACAAACTTAAAGAGGTCCGGGAAATCTGCGACAGGGTTATGGTTCTGAGAGATGGAAAGACTATCAGCATCAGCCAAACCGACGAGGCAGATGAAGAAGAAATGGCGAGGAGGATGGTAGGTCGTGATCTTAGCCAGGTCTTTCCCGAGAAGGTTTCACCATCTGAAGAGATTGTCTTTGAAGTTGAGGGTCTATCTTCGCACGGCCTTCTGGAAGACATTTCCTTCGGCCTTCGCAAAGGTGAGATTCTCGGCTTTGCTGGTCTGGTGGGCGCAGGAAGAACTGAGCTTGCCGAGACGATCATTGGCATAAGAAAGAAAGATTCCGGCAAGATCAGCATCAACGGAAAATCAGTCGAGATTAGATCTCCTATCGATGCCGTAAAGAACAAGATAGCTTACTTGTCTGAAGACCGCCAGGGAAGCGGAGTACTCACTTCGTTCGACATGATAAAAAACACCACCCTCATTTCACTGCCCGCCTACTCGAAGATACTGATCAACAACAAGTTGGAGAAGGAGAAAACGAAGAAGTACGTAGACAAGTTCAACATCAGGGCAGCATCTCTGAAAACGAGACTGGAGTTCTTCAGCGGCGGAAATCAGCAGAAAGTGTCTCTTGCAAAATCCCTCGATCCCGAGCCCGAAATATTCATCTTTGATGAACCAACAAGAGGAATTGACGTTAACGCGAAGAGAGAAATATACAGATTCATGAACGAGCTAGTCAGGGAAGGTGTATCCTGTATTCTAATCTCCTCTGAACTTGAAGAAATCATAGGCATGTGTAATCGCGTGATCGTTATGAAAGAAGGAAGGATTACTGGAATCCTTGAAGGAGAACATATCAACGAAGAGGAGATAATGCTTCACGCCACTGGACTCAAGGGGGTTGCTTAGATGGCAAGAGAAAATGTCCGTAGACGATTCGAATACGAGAAGTTTGGTCCATTAATAGCTCTTGCGATTCTATTCGTAATATCTGCTTTCGCCAGCCCGTATTTTCTTCAGACTCAGAATCTTCTGAACATTTTGAGGCAGGTTTCTTATACTGGAATCATAGCGCTTGGAATGACTTTCGTCATCATTTCCGGAGGGATAGATCTTTCAGTTGGGTCTATGGTTGCTCTGGTAGGCGGAGTAGTGATTCTCGCGCTTAACTGGCTTGTTGGGATATTCGGTGCAGGGGGGGAAGCATGGGCCATACTCCTGGCGCTTCTCGTTGGTCTGCTCTTTGGCGCAGGCCTGGGAGCACTTAATGGATTGATGGTTACTCTCGGAAAGATTGCTCCTTTCATTGCCACCCTGGGCACTATGGCAATATTCCGATCGATGGCGTTGTATATCGGAAGCGCAGGTGTTTTCAGATCGGAAAGCAGACTCTTTCCCGATCTGGGAATGGGAAGAGTGCTGGGAATACCAAATCCAGTCGTTGTATTCATAAGTCTCGCAGTCGTATTCGCAATTATTCTAAATAAGACGCGCTATGGAAGATACCTCTGCGCTGTCGGCTCCAATCCAAAGGTTGCAAAATACTCAGCGATAAAAGTCAATCTGACAAGGTTCATTTCGTACGTTGCCGTAGGAATTACCGTTGGATTCTCGGCCGTCTTTCTATCCGCAAGGCTGAATTCCATGAGTTCAACAAATGGTGGTCTGAACTACGAACTGGATGCTATCGCTGCAGTCATAATCGGTGGGACACCAATGACGGGTGGGTCAGGCTCGATCCTGGGAACCGTAATCGGAGCGATCACTCTCGGAATAATTAACAACATGCTGAACATGCTGGGGGTCTCGCCGTATTTGCAAGGAACGGTCAAGGGAGTAGTCATAATTGGCGCGGTCTTGATACAGAGAAAGAGAGCTCAATAACCCCGTTGGGGCCAAAGGAAATAGGAGGTGTTTTTGTGAAAAAGGCATTAGTTCTTATGATCTTTGTAGTGTTTGTACTCTCGGCTTTTGCAGTTGCCGCCGAGAAGATCAAGATTGGTGTCGCCATCCCAAGTGCAGATCACGGCTGGACAGGTGGGATCGTATGGTGGGCACAGAGGGCAATAAAGGACTGGAACGAAAAGGATCCCGATGTTGAGTTCTTCCTGGTCACTGCCGATTCACCCGCGAAACAGGTTGGAGATGTTGAAGACCTCATGGTAAAGGGTATTGATGCTCTTGTAATTCTTGCTCATGACTCCGAACCACTCACACCGGTAGTTGAGAAAGCGTACAACAGCGGGGTATTTATTGTCTCAGTTGACAGAGGTCTCACCAAGCCTGTCGAAAATGTGTATGTTGCCGGCGACAACCCCGGTCTTGGAAGAGTGTCCGGCGAATGGTTAGCACAGGCCATGAATTACAAGGGCGATATAGTCGTTCTTGAAGGTATTCCGTGCGTGATCAACAGCGAAAGAGTGGATGCGTTTAATGAAGTCATAGCGAAGTATCCAGATATTAAGATCCTGGATTCTCAGCCGGCTTACTGGGATACTGCACGTGGACTGGAAATTATGGAAAACTACCTTCAGAAGTATCCTAAGATTGACGCTGTTTGGGCGCAGGATGACGACGTTCTTGTTGGAGTTCTTCAAGCCTACAAGGAATCTGGAAGAAATGATATCAAGATCTTCCTTGGTGGCGCCGGATCAAAGGAAATGATAAAGAAGATCATCGACAATGACCCTCTAGTAAAGGCAGACGTTACATATCCGCCGTCAATGATCGCTACCGGTATTTCGATGGCCGTATTCGCAATGAGAGGCCAGCCTCTAGAAGGCTTCTATCAGCAGCAGATTCCTTCAAGAATAATACTCGCTGCCGAGCTGATTACAGCAGATAACGCCGAACTCTACTACGAACCTGATTCGATATTCTGATTTTTTTGGTTCAGCTAGATATTCCCGGAGATCTTTGATCTCCGGGTTTTCATTGGTAAAGATAAATACCATTTTCAAATCTATCTCGAGCCAATAATAAGCTGCTGCTCAATTCTCATATATTGAATCGCATTGATGAAGCAAACTTTATAGCTTTCTCTAATGTCATAAGCAGTGAGGAAAAAGAGGGGGCGATAGAATGAAGGGTTTTGGGGCAATGGTTCTTTTCGTTCTGGCTGGTGCAACTGCCTTTTCAAACGGGGTTGTGGTTCCACCGTATCCGGTTGAAAGGGATCTAGGCGGATTTGTTATGAACACTCACAATGTTCATATAAGAATCGAAGACGGAATTGCAACTGTGATTATCGAGGAGGAATTTGAAAACACATCCAAGAGATTGCTTGAAGCGGTGTATCTCTTTCCAATACCTTCTTCGGCCGTGATTAGCGACTTCACTATGAAGATTGGAGATCAGGTTTTCAAGGGAGAAGTACTGCCGGCTGATCAGGCACGAGAAATCTATCAGGAAATCGTCGCAAAAATGAAAGATCCGGCACTGCTCGAATACGTTGGAACTCAACTGATCCGAATGAGCATATACCCCTTTGAACCGGGAGAGAAACGCCAGTTCTTGATTCAATACAGTCA
It encodes the following:
- a CDS encoding sugar ABC transporter ATP-binding protein produces the protein MGDVLIETQGISKEFSGVRVLDNVGIEINKGEIFGIIGENGAGKSTLVKILSGIYTPTEGKVFFEGNEVDIKDPLHAKAIGISMIPQEFNLINELNVYENIFLGSEITSKGFLKKREMKKRTVSLLEELKKSIHPEEKIERLSVAQKQMVEIAKAIAFDSKLLIMDEPTTVLTLNEIETLFDLMRNLKESGVTIIYISHKLKEVREICDRVMVLRDGKTISISQTDEADEEEMARRMVGRDLSQVFPEKVSPSEEIVFEVEGLSSHGLLEDISFGLRKGEILGFAGLVGAGRTELAETIIGIRKKDSGKISINGKSVEIRSPIDAVKNKIAYLSEDRQGSGVLTSFDMIKNTTLISLPAYSKILINNKLEKEKTKKYVDKFNIRAASLKTRLEFFSGGNQQKVSLAKSLDPEPEIFIFDEPTRGIDVNAKREIYRFMNELVREGVSCILISSELEEIIGMCNRVIVMKEGRITGILEGEHINEEEIMLHATGLKGVA
- a CDS encoding ABC transporter permease; the encoded protein is MARENVRRRFEYEKFGPLIALAILFVISAFASPYFLQTQNLLNILRQVSYTGIIALGMTFVIISGGIDLSVGSMVALVGGVVILALNWLVGIFGAGGEAWAILLALLVGLLFGAGLGALNGLMVTLGKIAPFIATLGTMAIFRSMALYIGSAGVFRSESRLFPDLGMGRVLGIPNPVVVFISLAVVFAIILNKTRYGRYLCAVGSNPKVAKYSAIKVNLTRFISYVAVGITVGFSAVFLSARLNSMSSTNGGLNYELDAIAAVIIGGTPMTGGSGSILGTVIGAITLGIINNMLNMLGVSPYLQGTVKGVVIIGAVLIQRKRAQ
- a CDS encoding ribose ABC transporter substrate-binding protein; this translates as MKKALVLMIFVVFVLSAFAVAAEKIKIGVAIPSADHGWTGGIVWWAQRAIKDWNEKDPDVEFFLVTADSPAKQVGDVEDLMVKGIDALVILAHDSEPLTPVVEKAYNSGVFIVSVDRGLTKPVENVYVAGDNPGLGRVSGEWLAQAMNYKGDIVVLEGIPCVINSERVDAFNEVIAKYPDIKILDSQPAYWDTARGLEIMENYLQKYPKIDAVWAQDDDVLVGVLQAYKESGRNDIKIFLGGAGSKEMIKKIIDNDPLVKADVTYPPSMIATGISMAVFAMRGQPLEGFYQQQIPSRIILAAELITADNAELYYEPDSIF